The genomic region TCCCGTGGAAAGCTCGTAACTGTAGAATTCCtaggaaagaaaattaggACCTGAATCAAGTGTTGTCAGTAGTTCACTTCAAGCCGAGATTATTGAAAGGAGTAATATAAGTGCCTTGGCTCTTTCCCCCCATAAAGAGGAATCCAAGATGTTAGAGTGAAGGAAAGGTAGTTTCCACCTCAAGCTCCATTTATAAAGCTGAACTTCAATGTAGCAATGTGTAAAAGAGAGAGGAGGGGTGCAGTTGCTACGCTAGCTACTCACCACAAAGGTTCTTTACATTATCATGCCGAGTTGACGGGCTAAATGATCTTTGTATTTTAGAGACTATGGGACTGAAGCTGACTCTTCTAACAACATCGAATAGAGGTATTTTATGGGTAATTATCGAGAGAGATTCCAAGTTAATTATTGATGCTATGAACTAGCAAGTTCAACCTCCTCTGGAAGTAGCTAATGTAATTCAAGATGCCTTAATGTTAGTTGAGAGATTCAATATTATTCGATTTTCAATTTGTGACTAGGAATAGTAACCGGTAAGAAAGCACTTCAATCTGAGCATTTTTGCTCTATTTCTGCTACCCATGTTTTATGGCTGCAAAAGACTTATGGTTTGTAATCAAATTCTATGGTTATTTGAGAATTTCCTTTGTTTgaaaaaagaaggagaaatTACAACTTGATTTTAGTGTTGTTAGTACAAGATAGTAACTAAATACGTAAATGCAAGAGCTATTGCAAAATATGCTTGCTTCCTAGGTATGCACAAGCTTTTCTGTATAACTTTTATTAGACTATAAAATCCTTTATCACAATGAAGATCCCTACAAatagcaaaaaagaaaaagaaaaaaggaaagaaattactGTTGACATTTAAATGTTTAAGGTTTAAGACTTGTAGACAGTTGATAATTGTTACTATTTAACTAATTCCTATTCTCCCAGTAATTAGAATCCAAAGTGACCGGATAGAGATCTTGTTCAGACGTAGAAGAAGCTACCCAAGGCCCATCCAGTGACATGCTCTGGATCTGACTTTCACTTGTCTTATGCTCAATGCTGTGTTGGAAGTGTTTACTCATTGCTTCATCCTTCATTTCATCAAATGAAGAACTTATTTCCTGAGTGAAATCTTGAACAACAGTCTTTCCTTCAAGCATACTCACAACTGAAGACATTGCAGGCCTAACTCCTGGAGAAACACTGGCACATTGGAGAGCCACATTGATTACAGTCATCACCTCTGCTTTGTTGTAGTTGGTCCCCATTCTAGGATCTACTAGCTCTAATAGACTccctttctcttttaaaacAAGTGCCTGGATAACATGTATAATTATGCATAGTTGGGAAAATCTTATTGCCTTTATTGCAAGAAAGGGCACTATATGAATTCATGATTTGTCTTGTTGGCATGTGGGATTGCcttttcattataaaatttattagcaCACATCATTCTATTTCTTTAAGAACATGTCTGAATCATATATGactttgatattaaaaattttaagaagcaaaaagaaaactacAGCTAACaacaattttaagaaataagagACTCGAGTTTTACCCAATCAAGAAGATAAACACAGTTTTCCTTCAAGTTCAGTCGGTAACTAGTGTTGCTCCTTCCACTAACAATTTCCAAGGCAACAATTCCAAAACTATACACATCCGCTTTATCAGTTAAATGACCTCGCATTGCGTATTCAGGTGCCATGTATCCactgcaaaaataaaaatatcataaatccAAAATGACGGGCATTACTGTTATGGTAACACCGAGAAGCCATAACTTTTGTGTAGAAGACAGAGTTTAACTTGGACTCTAGGAGATAAACTCTAGTAAGTAGTGTCTGAAGTGTCGAGATTTAACTAAATTGAAGAGCTACACATTTATTTTCCTCCATTTTGGTTCTCTCACTTTAGTTGCATTCAAGGAAAAAGTAAAGAAGAGGACAAACATTACAATATATTATAAGCACAAACTCACAAGGTTCCAGCAACCCGGGTGCTTATATGGGTGTTCTCTTCTTCGTCAAGCTTGGCCAAACCAAAATCAGATATTTTGGGATTTAAATTCTTATCTAACAGCACATTAGTGGCTTTGATATCTCTATGTACTATCTTCAATCTTGATTCTTCATGGAGAAAAGCCAAACCTCTAGCTATTCCAACACAGATCTTGTGTCTAGTAGGCCAGTCTAAATCCAACTGGCATTCTTCAGGACCTAAAAAGTTCataaaatagagaattaaTCTAAGATGGCTGATATGTtctctcatatatatatatatggttaaTTATGGCTTTAGATTCTACCAAACAAAGCGCGAGCAAGGCTGTTATTTTCCATGTACTCATATACTAGCAACAATTGATTTTCCTCAATACAACATCCGTAGAGCTTTACAAGATGAGGGTGCTGCAAAGCAGAAATCATGCCAATCTCATTCACAAACTCACGATTTCCTTGCTTAGATTTTGACGAAAGCTGCTTCACGGCAATTATGGTGCCATCTGAAAGAAGGCCCTGCATTAAGGAAATTTGTCTTAACTTGCTCCACAACAGTACTGCAGCCAAGGGTAGatagttttcttttccaatgAATATAATGCCTAGCAATAGCATAAAGTGAATTCATATTTGATACCTTGTAAACAGAACCAAAACCACCTTCTCCAATTTTATTGTCAAGATTAAAGTTGTGTGTTGCAGCTTTGATTTGCTTCAAGGTAAATGAGCCTGTTTGTAAGTCTAGGCCCTTTAGAGCTGTTAAAGAAGAACACTTTGCTTAGTAATATGTAAAGATTAAGAACTTTGATTTTATCCGAACACAATTACTATGTAACAATTTCTATTGCAATATCAAGTTTCAAGTATATATTCCACAACCAAAATGTGATCACACATGCAAAGTCTTGGGAGTGAACAACATTGCAAAGAGCTAAACTGTAGAGAAAATCCTTAGAAATAGCAATGCACATGTTTCTATCAAGTGACGAATACCTTGATCCACTGTATCTTTTTGTCCCAGACAGCCTTTCCACCAGAGAACACCCAAAACCAGGAAGACAACAACTACTACAACAATAACAATTCCAGCCACAGTACCTGTAGATACACTACTGCTGCTATTCTCTGAAGGAGGTTCAAAATCTACATGAACAAAGAATATAAGAATGATAGgcaaataaattacttttgttAAGTCAATTACTTAATATAAGGCATGACAatcagaaaatattattaacttcagaataataagaaaacaactgctTTCCCTAGTCATATGCAGTTGAAGGGTTTCTTACTTATCCTGCCTACAAACTTAAGACTCTATGATAGAACCCTAAAGTTTTAGATTTCATATTTGAggcttttcaatattttagagtacattaaaattttattttctaatgatatttccaattatattaaaaaatattctaatcTTAGGAtagatttgatttttaaaagcaaaaggagaagaaaaggaagactCTTGCTAGTCTGATTGGAAAGGCATTCTCAAAATAGAAGAGGATCTCCCCCTACTTGTAATAAAGAATTGATGTGTtgtatttttctcttaattactttttatgaTTAGCTATTATTGTCACATGCCAATATTTCACTTACAAAGTAACTAAATTAAAAcacaattaaaattgaatgattgagataaaatatattaaaattttatgaccaaaattaaattaaactcaaaattaagtgaccaTTTATATCATTATCCTTTGTGaagtttataattaaattaaactcgACTTAAATTCCATTTTCTAGTTTGGATAACTAATACAGTTGATAgcattataatataataaacttGATAACATAGATATTGACATAATTAGTAGGTTCTAATAGAgaaacataaatatacatataaaataattaggaGGTTCTAATAGAgaaacataaatatacatatgaaCCTTTAGTACGTttaatgaataaagaaaaaggttctttaaatgtatttttgtGTATAATTACTAcactaaaagaaatttattaaatggtGGGATGACATATTAATTAGTGTGATGCTACTTAAAATTGTGTGAGATAAAATCAATATGTCTACCCCCActtaatatttcaattaaaaaaaaaaatgtgacTTCCCCTTACCATATAGACAAAAATACCCTAAATTAGTAAAGTCTTTACTAATCaccctaaaaagaaaaatatttttaaaatcattctAAATGATAATTTTGTATCAATTCAATTCATCCTAAAATGGAAAAATGCCCTTCATATTTATGTGTTCTAACTTCTAAATTCTCTAAAGGTGAAAagcatattacaaaatttagaTTAAGTAGAAATGGTGAATATCatttaatgaaagaaaaaattaacttactaGGAGTGACAGAGATGGCTGATATAAGAGGACCATATATTCCTCTAAGTGGAATACCAGTTGTCCCTTTCCCATCCCAATAAAAGCGTATCTCTAATGTATGATTTGTCACAATGGctgtaaattttttgataattgcCTTACCAACCCCACCTGCATCATCTGCAATATTGAAATCCTTCCCCACAAGTTTTCCCTGCCATAAAAATAATCCAGTTGCTGgtaacaatattaaaatggTTCATATtaaagatgaaaagaaaaagcaataTACTCTCTACATTAATTGATCATAAAGCAATGAGTTACCTGAATGTAAATATCAAACATGCGCCTACCAAGGCTGCTATATGTGTTGTCAGcagtaaatattatttctgCAAAGTGGAGGTCAACTGTGTAATTCCCATTTCCCATACAGAAGCCATAATAAGTTAAAGAGAGCGGAGAAAGGCGTGCATCCGTGTATAGTGCAGAAATGCCTGAAGAGAGTTTAGTTGTGTTTGTCCAGGTGTACGAATCTGTTGGGCGATCATCGTCCAAGAAATGTCCAGTGCTGCTAAATGCCCAGTTAGTTCTACTCTGGTAGAATCTTGAAGGCCCTCCTGAGTCTACATCTTCTTCATACGTGTTTCTATTAATAACAGCTTCCTTCCCACCACAATTTATATGGAAGGAATAGAAATCTAACACCAGagtaaaataaatcaattacaatggaagaGAAACACAAACATTGCttagatgaaaagaaaaaaagaagagaaaatgatCAAGGAACTCTCACTTTATGACAGAATAGGAGATAAAGTGTAACTCAGGGTGAGGGCTAGAGAACTATCGTAGAGAAAATGACCAGGGGACTCTCATAAGCTCTTACACTAATTTTTCATACATTAAAACGGTAATCCTAACTAAACATGCAAACTCATAATTTATAGAAAGTAGCTTTCCACCTATTTCAGTAAACATCATACTGAAAGCTAATAACTAAAGTGAAATTATCATtacaacaaaaaaataaataaatgcttTGCATCAAACTACTAAGTACTTAAGTTCAAGTCTCATTATACCTCAACATGTACTAGTTAATGTACGACTAGTTGGTAATTATTGtagttatttaaattaagCTAAAAGGGCATTATATTTGGTTTTAAAGGAAGTGGCCTAACTACTACTAGCAGTGAGATTCTAAGCACCAATTCCTATGCAAATTATCAGCTCCACACAAACTTCTCTCTGTAAGGAACAAAAAGGTAAAGAGAACTTTTATCAAACATTTATCAGCACCAAAACAAATTATTGAACTTAAAGACACTTTATTCAGCTTATAACAAAAGACATAGCTGGATGTGCTCTTACGATCACCAAGTGAACCTGCCTAATCACTATCAGAGTAACCACACAATTTAAGATTGTTAGAATTAGAGTACCGAGAGCTAATTCCttcaaatatctcaaaatCTTTCTAGCAGCTCCAAAGTGAATTTTACTAGGTCTATGCATGAATCGAGACAATAAGCTTACTAATTTCAGCATTAACTTTAACACTCCCTGGTAATGCTGAAATTTACAACACCTAACATATTCCTTGAGTACTCTAACTTTGCTAAAGGTAGCGCCTTTGTGAATAAATCTGCCAACCACTAATAGGCAATCTTGATACTTCCCTTAGCCACTAATCCCCTTATAAAATGATGTCGAGTCTCAATATGTGTTGAATGGCTGTACTACGCCAAATTCTGTCATAGCAATGATTGACTAGTTATCACAAAAAATAGTTATGCCATCCGCTTGATTCTGCTTCATATCATTTAGTATTCATTGTAGCCATATTGCTTGACAAGCTGCTAAAGTAACAGCCATATATTTAGCTTCTGATGATGATAAAGCAGTAGATGATTGCTTTTTTGAACTCCAACAAATAGCTCTTGACATATTTAATCACGAAGATGCTACCTTTACCAATGTTTGAGTAGTTAAGGAATATGTTAGGTGTtgtaaattttagtattataggGAAGTGTTGAAAATCCTGTAAATTAGGGATTTGGCTTCAATTCAGCCATATCACAGATATATGTTAGGATTTATATTCCATGTAAATATAGATAGTCAACTCTGTAAATTAGGAAAGATAGGCAGCAgtctatattaaaatttattttttcctttttcctatTATTCCTCTCCTTATTTAAAAGGACTTTACACTCATTCAAAAATCAATCAAGACcctttttcttgaatattttCTAAGTAGGTATTAGAGCACGGTTTCTCTAAACGTGCctgaaaccctaaatttgcttTTCTGTTTTCCTTTATATTGTCCCAAACTTGTTAAGCCATGTCTGAGCTTACGTTAGAAACCAACCAAAGTCATGTTATTGCTATTCAAACAATAACTCTAGGACCTAGCCACATCATTCTAGAACTCATTCTATCCAAATCACCACTATTCGTTTAAATGGTGATAATTTGCTTCACTAGTCTTAATCTGTTcgggtgtatatttgtgagcaagGGAGAATTGGCTACATTACTGGGGACAAGAAAGCTCCAACAACAGGTGATGCACTATACTATATGGGATGCTGAAAATTCCATGGTTGTGACATGGTTAATCAATTCCATGGATGAAGATATCAGTTCcaattatatatgttatcCTACTATAAAAGACTTGTGGGATAATGTCAATCAGATGTATTTTGACCTGGGTAATTAATATGAGGTTTCTTAATTGACTCTAAAATTAGCAGAACTCCGACAAGGCAATGACTCTGTTACctaatactttaatttattgaagAGATTGTGGCAAGATCTCGACCTATTTAATACATATGAGTGGAAGTCCATTGATGATTGCAACCACCCCAAGAAAATGGTGGAAGATAGTCCCATTTACAAGTTTCTTGTAGGCCTTAAGGATCATCACCAGACCTCCTCTCCATTCTATTAGTGAGGTTTTTGCTGAATTTAAGAGGGAAGAAAGCCGAAGGAATATCATGCTCGTAAAAAAAGACCACTGGTGAGTCAATTGAAAAATTACTAGCACAGGGGTGATGAGAAGTCATAGGTTTGGTGCAATTATAACAAAACGCCACGGCATACCCATGAGACCTGTTGGAAAATTCATGGCGAACCTGCCAATTGGAAAAGCAATAAGCaaggaaagaagagaaaaactGTAGGATCCTCACTGCCAATGAGGCTAAGTTAAGAGCAAATTGATCAATTCTTAAAGGTGATAAAGAATGATTCTGCATCTGGTATACCTAGTGTTTCTTTGGCACAAACAGGTAAACATCCTAAAGCCCTTCCTTATCCAAATTTCTTACCCTAGATTATAGATTCTGAAGCCTCTAATTATATGACTAGCCTTTCTGATTTATTCATTACTTATTCCCCTTGTTCTGGCAATGAAAATTCAGATTTGTTGATGGTAGATCTTCACCTATACCCAGGAAAAGGACTTATGAAACTGActgaaaaaatttaccttGATTATATCCTTCATGTTCCTAAATTAGCTTGCAATCTTTTGTCTGTTAGTAAACTAACTAATGAATCTAATTttcatattactttttttgACTCATATTGTGAATTTCAGGACCAGAATTCGAGGATGATGATGGGGCATGTTAGGATGGTTGAAGATGTTTACTACTTTGATGAAATCTCtattagtaataaaaaaagctTAGGGGTTTAATAGTATTAGTTCAATTTCTATTCGAGAAAAATCATGCTATGACATCTTAGATTAGGACATcctagttttatttatttaaaaattttatttccagaattatttaaaggaatagattattcttttgtttaatgTGAAAGTtgcattttgaaaaaaaaatcatcgcTCTATATATTTACCAAACTGTATTAAGCTTCCAAACCTTTTTATATGATTCATAGTGATGTTTGGGGTCcctttaaaatt from Ricinus communis isolate WT05 ecotype wild-type chromosome 9, ASM1957865v1, whole genome shotgun sequence harbors:
- the LOC8275909 gene encoding probable leucine-rich repeat receptor-like serine/threonine-protein kinase At3g14840 isoform X2, with amino-acid sequence MFFSRLLLSSLTFFGLLILAFGATLPDDEVEALRGIANTLGKNDWDFNVDPCSGKPGWTDPAQELTGIENNVTCDCSYSNGTICHVITIVLKSQNLQGTLPTDLGKLQFLQLIDLTRNYLNGTIPPEWGSMQLRYMLSGPIPRELGNITTLLELVIEFNQFSGELPQELGNLGSIRRLLFTSNNFTGKLPATFAKLTTLIDFRIGDNKFTGQIPDLIQNWTNLQKLVIQGSGLSGPVPSGISLLANITDLRISDLSNGTETPFPALSSMKNLKTLILRSCNIVGQLPLYLGGMTNLRTLDLSFNKLTGGIPSDFSNIQKADYIYLTGNRLNGTVPDWILQKGNNIDLSYNNFIDQSTCQQRSINLFGSSSMENATEIVSCLRSHRCPKNFYSFHINCGGKEAVINRNTYEEDVDSGGPSRFYQSRTNWAFSSTGHFLDDDRPTDSYTWTNTTKLSSGISALYTDARLSPLSLTYYGFCMGNGNYTVDLHFAEIIFTADNTYSSLGRRMFDIYIQGKLVGKDFNIADDAGGVGKAIIKKFTAIVTNHTLEIRFYWDGKGTTGIPLRGIYGPLISAISVTPNFEPPSENSSSSVSTGTVAGIVIVVVVVVFLVLGVLWWKGCLGQKDTVDQALKGLDLQTGSFTLKQIKAATHNFNLDNKIGEGGFGSVYKGLLSDGTIIAVKQLSSKSKQGNREFVNEIGMISALQHPHLVKLYGCCIEENQLLLVYEYMENNSLARALFGPEECQLDLDWPTRHKICVGIARGLAFLHEESRLKIVHRDIKATNVLLDKNLNPKISDFGLAKLDEEENTHISTRVAGTFGYMAPEYAMRGHLTDKADVYSFGIVALEIVSGRSNTSYRLNLKENCVYLLDWALVLKEKGSLLELVDPRMGTNYNKAEVMTVINVALQCASVSPGVRPAMSSVVSMLEGKTVVQDFTQEISSSFDEMKDEAMSKHFQHSIEHKTSESQIQSMSLDGPWVASSTSEQDLYPVTLDSNYWENRN
- the LOC8275909 gene encoding probable leucine-rich repeat receptor-like serine/threonine-protein kinase At3g14840 isoform X6, whose protein sequence is MFFSRLLLSSLTFFGLLILAFGATLPDDEVEALRGIANTLGKNDWDFNVDPCSGKPGWTDPAQELTGIENNVTCDCSYSNGTICHVITIVLKSQNLQGTLPTDLGKLQFLQLIDLTRNYLNGTIPPEWGSMQLRYISLLGNRLSGPIPRELGNITTLLELVIEFNQFSGELPQELGNLGSIRRLRISDLSNGTETPFPALSSMKNLKTLILRSCNIVGQLPLYLGGMTNLRTLDLSFNKLTGGIPSDFSNIQKADYIYLTGNRLNGTVPDWILQKGNNIDLSYNNFIDQSTCQQRSINLFGSSSMENATEIVSCLRSHRCPKNFYSFHINCGGKEAVINRNTYEEDVDSGGPSRFYQSRTNWAFSSTGHFLDDDRPTDSYTWTNTTKLSSGISALYTDARLSPLSLTYYGFCMGNGNYTVDLHFAEIIFTADNTYSSLGRRMFDIYIQGKLVGKDFNIADDAGGVGKAIIKKFTAIVTNHTLEIRFYWDGKGTTGIPLRGIYGPLISAISVTPNFEPPSENSSSSVSTGTVAGIVIVVVVVVFLVLGVLWWKGCLGQKDTVDQALKGLDLQTGSFTLKQIKAATHNFNLDNKIGEGGFGSVYKGLLSDGTIIAVKQLSSKSKQGNREFVNEIGMISALQHPHLVKLYGCCIEENQLLLVYEYMENNSLARALFGPEECQLDLDWPTRHKICVGIARGLAFLHEESRLKIVHRDIKATNVLLDKNLNPKISDFGLAKLDEEENTHISTRVAGTFGYMAPEYAMRGHLTDKADVYSFGIVALEIVSGRSNTSYRLNLKENCVYLLDWALVLKEKGSLLELVDPRMGTNYNKAEVMTVINVALQCASVSPGVRPAMSSVVSMLEGKTVVQDFTQEISSSFDEMKDEAMSKHFQHSIEHKTSESQIQSMSLDGPWVASSTSEQDLYPVTLDSNYWENRN
- the LOC8275909 gene encoding probable leucine-rich repeat receptor-like serine/threonine-protein kinase At3g14840 isoform X5; this encodes MFFSRLLLSSLTFFGLLILAFGATLPDDEVEALRGIANTLGKNDWDFNVDPCSGKPGWTDPAQELTGIENNVTCDCSYSNGTICHVITIVLKSQNLQGTLPTDLGKLQFLQLIDLTRNYLNGTIPPEWGSMQLRYISLLGNRLSGPIPRELGNITTLLELVIEFNQFSGELPQELGNLGSIRRLLFTSNNFTGKLPATFAKLTTLIDFRIGDNKFTGQIPDLIQNWTNLQKLVIQGSGLSGPVPSGISLLANITDLRISDLSNGTETPFPALSSMKNLKTLDLSFNKLTGGIPSDFSNIQKADYIDLSYNNFIDQSTCQQRSINLFGSSSMENATEIVSCLRSHRCPKNFYSFHINCGGKEAVINRNTYEEDVDSGGPSRFYQSRTNWAFSSTGHFLDDDRPTDSYTWTNTTKLSSGISALYTDARLSPLSLTYYGFCMGNGNYTVDLHFAEIIFTADNTYSSLGRRMFDIYIQGKLVGKDFNIADDAGGVGKAIIKKFTAIVTNHTLEIRFYWDGKGTTGIPLRGIYGPLISAISVTPNFEPPSENSSSSVSTGTVAGIVIVVVVVVFLVLGVLWWKGCLGQKDTVDQALKGLDLQTGSFTLKQIKAATHNFNLDNKIGEGGFGSVYKGLLSDGTIIAVKQLSSKSKQGNREFVNEIGMISALQHPHLVKLYGCCIEENQLLLVYEYMENNSLARALFGPEECQLDLDWPTRHKICVGIARGLAFLHEESRLKIVHRDIKATNVLLDKNLNPKISDFGLAKLDEEENTHISTRVAGTFGYMAPEYAMRGHLTDKADVYSFGIVALEIVSGRSNTSYRLNLKENCVYLLDWALVLKEKGSLLELVDPRMGTNYNKAEVMTVINVALQCASVSPGVRPAMSSVVSMLEGKTVVQDFTQEISSSFDEMKDEAMSKHFQHSIEHKTSESQIQSMSLDGPWVASSTSEQDLYPVTLDSNYWENRN
- the LOC8275909 gene encoding probable leucine-rich repeat receptor-like serine/threonine-protein kinase At3g14840 isoform X4 — encoded protein: MFFSRLLLSSLTFFGLLILAFGATLPDDEVEALRGIANTLGKNDWDFNVDPCSGKPGWTDPAQELTGIENNVTCDCSYSNGTICHVITIVLKSQNLQGTLPTDLGKLQFLQLIDLTRNYLNGTIPPEWGSMQLRYISLLGNRLSGPIPRELGNITTLLELVIEFNQFSGELPQELGNLGSIRRLLFTSNNFTGKLPATFAKLTTLIDFRIGDNKFTGQIPDLIQNWTNLQKLVIQGSGLSGPVPSGISLLANITDLRISDLSNGTETPFPALSSMKNLKTLDLSFNKLTGGIPSDFSNIQKADYIYLTGNRLNGTVPDWILQKGNNIDLSYNNFIDQSTCQQRSINLFGSSSMENATEIVSCLRSHRCPKNFYSFHINCGGKEAVINRNTYEEDVDSGGPSRFYQSRTNWAFSSTGHFLDDDRPTDSYTWTNTTKLSSGISALYTDARLSPLSLTYYGFCMGNGNYTVDLHFAEIIFTADNTYSSLGRRMFDIYIQGKLVGKDFNIADDAGGVGKAIIKKFTAIVTNHTLEIRFYWDGKGTTGIPLRGIYGPLISAISVTPNFEPPSENSSSSVSTGTVAGIVIVVVVVVFLVLGVLWWKGCLGQKDTVDQALKGLDLQTGSFTLKQIKAATHNFNLDNKIGEGGFGSVYKGLLSDGTIIAVKQLSSKSKQGNREFVNEIGMISALQHPHLVKLYGCCIEENQLLLVYEYMENNSLARALFGPEECQLDLDWPTRHKICVGIARGLAFLHEESRLKIVHRDIKATNVLLDKNLNPKISDFGLAKLDEEENTHISTRVAGTFGYMAPEYAMRGHLTDKADVYSFGIVALEIVSGRSNTSYRLNLKENCVYLLDWALVLKEKGSLLELVDPRMGTNYNKAEVMTVINVALQCASVSPGVRPAMSSVVSMLEGKTVVQDFTQEISSSFDEMKDEAMSKHFQHSIEHKTSESQIQSMSLDGPWVASSTSEQDLYPVTLDSNYWENRN